The following DNA comes from Janthinobacterium sp. TB1-E2.
CGCGACCTGACCATAGGGCTTTGGGGTGTTCAAAGCGTCCCATACGTTATCGCGTTGCACCATTATGGTCAAGGAAAATGTCAGCCGAAAGGCCAATTCGCCCGCACGCCGTGCAAAAACCCTGCGGAAACGCACATTTTTTGCTAGCATGCACGGGGTTGCAAAAAGCATACCCGCCCCCATTTCGCCCACCGCACCCCGCAGCCGCTAAGATCCCCAATACCGCATGGCAACAGACAAAGAATTATCCGACTTTCTAGAAAATGTCGAGCGGCGCGCTTTCAAGCAGGCCGCCTACGCGGTCCGCAAGGAAGAATCGGCACTCGACATCGTGCAGGACGCCATGATCAAGCTGGCCGAGAAATACGGCGACAAGCCAGCCGCCGAGCTGCCGATGCTGTTCCAGCGCATCTTGCAGAACACCATCCTTGATTATTTCCGCCGAGAAAAAGTTCGCAACACCTGGGTCAGCCTGTTTTCCGGCATGAAGCCCTCGGGCGACGAGCATGAAGATTTTGATATACTTGATACTTATGAATCGGAACAGGGCTCGAGTGCCGCCGAATCGTCAGCCGACCAGGTCGAACGCGCGCAAATGCTTGATTTGATTGATGCAGAGGTACAAAAACTGCCCTCACGTCAACGCGAAGCCTTCCTCATGCGTTACTGGCAGGACATGGATGTGGCTGAAACAGCGGAAGCGATGGGTTGCTCCGAAGGTAGCGTGAAAACACATTGCTCTAGAGCTACCCACACGCTCGCCGAATCGCTGAAAGCCAAGGGAATTAAATTATGAACACCGACGATCTCAATTTCGCTTACAAAGTGCGCCATGCACTGAACGAAAAACTCGACGACCTGCCCGCATCGGCCACCGATCGCCTGGCGGCGGCACGCAAGCTGGCCCTGTCGCGCAAGAAGGCGGACGCGCCCGCCGCAGTCGCCGTGCGCAAGGACGTCTTCGCCGGCATCGCCAGCAGCCTGTTCGTCGAACCGCTGTCGTGGCTGGGCCGCATGAGCGTTGTCATCCCCCTGCTGCTGCTCGTTGGCGGCCTGGTGGGCATCTATCAGTTTGAGCAGGAACAACATATTGCCGAACTGGCAGAAATCGACGCCGCCGTCCTGTCGGACGAATTGCCGCTCTCCGCCTACATGGACCATGGCTTCAACGCCTACCTGACGAAACGCGAGCAATAAATGGCACGCACGAGCGTACGCAAAGGCTGGCTGGCTGGCGGCATCGGCCTGGGTGCTTGCGCCTTGGCGGGCGCCGCCTGGGTAGGCGCGCAGCAACATGCCGCGCCCGCCGCCCCTCCTGCAGCAGCCGCGCCCGTCGTGGCGCCCGCACCGGCCGTCAAGCCCGGCTCACCCCGCACGGGCGGCAAGGGCGGCACGCCGAAGGCTGGCGAGAATCCATTATGGAACAAGCTGTCGCGCGCGCAACAGGAAGCCCTGCAGCCGCTGGCGGGCGAGTGGAACAAGCTGGAACCGCTGCGCAAGCAGAAATGGCTCGATATCGCCAGCCGTTTTGCCTCGATGACGGCCGACGAGCAAATCCGCGTACATGACCGCATGCGCGAATGGGTCAAGCTGACGCCGGAACAGCGCCGCCTCGTGCGCGAGAACTATACCCGCACGAAGAAGATTGATCCGGGCCAAAAAACCGCGCAATGGGAGCAATACCAGCAATTGCCGGAAGATCAAAAGAAAAAGCTGGCGACGGAACTCGTGCCGAAAAAACCGCTAGGCAAGGTGCCTGCGATCAACTCGACGACGACCAAGCCGCCCGTACTTAAGGCGCCTGCTACGCCGGCAGCGCCTGCCGCCGCACCTGTCCAGCCGCCCGCTCCCGCAGCGACGGCCCTGCCGGCAGGCGATCCTGCCGCCACCACGCCACCCGCCGCCGTGCCCGTCACGCCACCTGCTACGCCCGCCCCACTGCCAACCAATGTCAAATAGCACGCCTGCCGCCAGCATCACCTCCCATCCCACAATCAAGCGCCGCCTGATTTCCATGGTGTACGAGTCGCTG
Coding sequences within:
- a CDS encoding RNA polymerase sigma factor — protein: MATDKELSDFLENVERRAFKQAAYAVRKEESALDIVQDAMIKLAEKYGDKPAAELPMLFQRILQNTILDYFRREKVRNTWVSLFSGMKPSGDEHEDFDILDTYESEQGSSAAESSADQVERAQMLDLIDAEVQKLPSRQREAFLMRYWQDMDVAETAEAMGCSEGSVKTHCSRATHTLAESLKAKGIKL
- a CDS encoding DUF3619 family protein; this translates as MNTDDLNFAYKVRHALNEKLDDLPASATDRLAAARKLALSRKKADAPAAVAVRKDVFAGIASSLFVEPLSWLGRMSVVIPLLLLVGGLVGIYQFEQEQHIAELAEIDAAVLSDELPLSAYMDHGFNAYLTKREQ
- a CDS encoding DUF3106 domain-containing protein; amino-acid sequence: MARTSVRKGWLAGGIGLGACALAGAAWVGAQQHAAPAAPPAAAAPVVAPAPAVKPGSPRTGGKGGTPKAGENPLWNKLSRAQQEALQPLAGEWNKLEPLRKQKWLDIASRFASMTADEQIRVHDRMREWVKLTPEQRRLVRENYTRTKKIDPGQKTAQWEQYQQLPEDQKKKLATELVPKKPLGKVPAINSTTTKPPVLKAPATPAAPAAAPVQPPAPAATALPAGDPAATTPPAAVPVTPPATPAPLPTNVK